In Nothobranchius furzeri strain GRZ-AD chromosome 18, NfurGRZ-RIMD1, whole genome shotgun sequence, a single genomic region encodes these proteins:
- the LOC139063812 gene encoding Friend virus susceptibility protein 1-like: MLRQRGGRPGPWGELNGVVSPAVVLDRLTRIEVKEKAPLAGVSDMMWLFAEAWKKQELELSSCGERAAQEKIHAEEVEKSCSEFEQRVCVMGKELKHAQNVLDKTLTFVSRAQRKEKKRPRRTGPAQIRAFVKNVGEDWDPEKWNGDLWGDDEEEEWAIKPDPPPQPLYPSLQGIKMSEQRPITRRRREQQIIPPILVDMVDDQGRPELDEAGNIRRMLQQQPQPAPRLLTTLEDYSQDELNHMNGKLKQRPGEPTDSWLNRLMEDGACDIAIDAGDAMRFSGLSTDAQINAEYRATVRALPADEDFNVGDAYALACHVIYPTTADWSEIKGQWQTVRDAIQRLTRLTIREQVARNGGAGVVDGNISKATRDHLIRHAPPHYKPMVTSLLFGVADQTFAAIKDRLGELTTLGDWSETRREGARTENKPRIDPRSRGRKGGAMGPSRTDLWRALRQAGVPFEEIDGLPTNALMEKCRQMGLKVHCQFRHCPEKDDRMSVSELAGMLQNVIREVASKPAEPSAPPKESSEEESSDECYQVAAVKRRKEKQHRREHDDE; the protein is encoded by the coding sequence atgttaaggcagcgcggtggacgccctgggccgtggggagagttaaatggagtggtcagccccgccgtggtgctggaccgtttgacgcggatagaagttaaagaaaaagcgccgctggcaggagtgagcgatatgatgtggctttttgcagaagcatggaaaaaacaggagttagaattgagcagttgtggagagcgagcggcgcaggagaaaatccatgctgaagaagttgaaaaatcatgctcagagtttgagcagagagtgtgtgtgatggggaaagagctaaagcatgctcagaatgttttggataaaacgctgacttttgtgtctcgagcgcaaaggaaggaaaagaagcgacctcgtagaacaggtcctgctcagatccgggcgtttgtaaagaatgttggtgaagattgggacccggagaaatggaacggggacctttggggggatgatgaggaggaggagtgggcgattaaacctgacccaccacctcagcccttgtatccatcattacaggggataaagatgtcagaacaaagacctattactaggcgtcggcgagaacagcaaattattccaccaatactggtagatatggtggatgatcagggacggccggaactcgatgaggcgggtaatataagaaggatgttacaacagcagccacaacccgcccctaggctgctaacaacgctagaggattattcacaagatgagttaaatcacatgaatgggaagctgaaacagcgcccaggcgaaccaactgactcctggcttaatcgccttatggaggatggcgcgtgtgatatagccatagatgccggtgatgccatgagattttcaggattaagtactgatgcacagataaatgctgaataccgggctacagtccgggcattgccagctgatgaagatttcaatgtgggggatgcatatgctctggcatgtcatgtaatctatcctaccacggcggactggtctgagattaaagggcaatggcagacagtgagagatgccattcagcggctcaccagactcactattagagagcaagtggctcgaaacgggggagctggagtggtggacggtaacatctctaaggcaactagagatcacctcatcagacatgccccaccacattataaacccatggtgaccagcttgttgtttggcgtggcagaccagacttttgccgcaataaaagatcgtcttggcgaactcaccacgctgggtgattggtctgagacgaggagagagggagctagaactgaaaataaacccaggattgatccacgttcaaggggtcgtaaagggggggcaatgggcccctctagaacagatctgtggagggcactgcgacaagcgggagtgccgtttgaggagattgatggattgcccactaatgcattgatggagaaatgcagacaaatgggactgaaggtccattgtcagttcagacattgtcctgaaaaggacgacaggatgtctgtgtcagaattggctggaatgttgcagaatgtgatcagggaggtggcgtcgaagcctgctgaaccttccgcccctcccaaggaatcttcagaggaggagagttcagatgagtgttatcaggtggcggcagtgaagcgtagaaaggaaaaacagcaccgaagggaacatgatgatgaatag